Within Hirundo rustica isolate bHirRus1 chromosome 12, bHirRus1.pri.v3, whole genome shotgun sequence, the genomic segment TGGGTGGGGGAGTGTGCGGGGCGGGCACTGAGATACCGACGGGCGGTGGGACCCGGGCGGGCCGTGTGTCGGGGGCGGTGTGCCGGGGGCGGGCGGTAGGAGCCGGGCGCTGTGCCAGGGGCGGGCGCTGTGTCGGGGGCGGGCGGTAGGAgccggagggagggagggagggaggcagggccccggcgggcggcgcggcggtgACGCGACCGGCGCTGACGTGTCGGTGCGGCCGCTGGCGTGAGACGCGGGATGCGAGCGCTGATCCTGGTCGGCGGCTTCGGGACGCGGCTGCGGCCGTTGACCCTGAGCCGGCCGAAGCCGCTGGTGGAGTTCTGCAACAAGGCGGTGCTGCTCCACCAGCTGGAGGCTCTCCGGCAGGTGGGGgagcggggcgcggggggcgcgggggccgccccgccgccgcctgaCCCGCGCTCCCGCAGGCGGGCGTCAGCCATGTGGTGCTGGCCGTGAGCTACATGTCGGACGCGCTGGAGGCCGCCATGCGGGAGCAGGAACAACGGGTAAGGGCCCTTCCGCCTCCCCCCGCCTCTCCCCGTAACCCGGCCTGTCCCGCCGCTCACCCTGTGCCCGCAGCTCGGCATCCGCATCTCCATGTCCCACGAAAAGGAGCCGCTGGGCACAGGTAGGATTCGGGCAGGGGCTCGGGGTTGGAGGGCGGGCGCAGGCGGGATGGAGGAAatccaggggacagcagggtggGCGCTGGGTGGGGACGCCGGCAGGGATACGGCACGGCTAGGGACGCTGGACGGGGGGCACCGTGGGCATTAGGATGGGTAGGGCTGGGGGACACCGGGAGTGGGGACACCATGGGCAGCAGCATGGCTTTGGATGGACGGGGccgggaggagcaggggaaTCGGGAGGGCTATGCCAGGATGGACATGGGCAGGACCGGGTACGGCGGGCCGGGTGAGGATCCAGAGGGACCGGGGACTTGGGAGGGATGCTGGGCCGGGCAGAGGTGGGGCCAGCAGGACCCGGGCGCTGGGCTCACCGCGTCCCTGCGCCGTCACTCACGGCCGCGCAGCGGGGCCGCTGGCGCTGGCGCGGGACCTGCTGTCCGAGGACGGGGAGCCCTTCTTTGTCCTCAACAGCGACGTGATCTGCGAGTTCCCCTTCGCGGCGCTGGCCCGTTTCCACCGGCAGCACGGCGGCGAGGGCTCGCTGGTGGTGACCCGCGTGGAAGAGCCGGCCAAGTACGGCGTGGTGGTGTGCGAGGCCGACACCGGCCGCATCTGCCGCTTCGTGGAGAAGCCGCGCGTCTTTGTGTCCAACAAGATCAACGCCGGGCTCTACATATTTAACCCTGGCATCTTGCAACGCATCCAGGTATGAGCTGGGGTGCCGGGCTGAGCCGGGCTGAGGGGCTGTGCCCTCCGCTCAGCCCTGGGCCCTGTCCTCCCAGCTGCGCCCCACCTCCATCGAGAAGGAGATCTTCCCAGCCATGGCACAGGATGGGCAGCTCTACGCCATGGAGCTACAGGGTAAGGCCCCGTGCATAGTGCAGGCAGCATCGGGGCTGCACCGCCACCCTCACGCTGGGGGCTGTCACCGTGGCTCTGTCCCCACAGGCTTCTGGATGGACATTGGGCAGCCAAAGGACTTCCTCACGGGCATGTGCATGTACCTGCAGGCGCTGCGGGCTCAGCACCCCGAGAAGCTGCATTCGGGGCCCGGTGTCGTAGGGAATGTGCTGGTGGTAAGTGCCAGCCCCCAGCACACCAGCCCCGGGCACGTCATGAGCCCTCTGCATTGTCCCACCGCTGTCCTCGCTGCCATCCtcaagctgtgctctgctctctcctggCTGGCCAAACGGCATGGGCTGTGCCAAGAGCTGTCTGCCCTCCCAACCCTGGCATGGGCCCTCTTCTTTCTAGGACCCCAGTGCCAAGATCGGGGCAAACTGTGTCATCGGCCCCAACGTGACAATTGGGGCCGGCGTGGTGGTGGAGGACGGGGTCCGCATCAAACGCTGCACTGTGCTAGAAGGGGCCCGCATCCGCTCCCATTCCTGGCTGGAGTCCTGCATcgtgggctggagctgctccgtGGGGCAGTGGGTGAGGACACAGGGTGCCCCTGCAGGGCATCAGGATGGAGCTCTTGCCCTCCCACCTCCtcgggctgcagctgcagggatgtgatccctgcaggcaggagcaggtgccCGGCACCAGGCCCCGAGCCCGGGGATGTGACAGGGCCTCTCTGGGGCAGGTGCGCATGGAGAACGTGACTGTGCTGGGCGAGGACGTCATTGTCAACGACGAGCTCTACCTCAACGGGGCCAATGTGCTGCCACACAAATCCATCGCCGAGTCCGTGCCAGAGCCACGCATCATCATGTAGCACCCCCCAGCAGGCCCtttgctcccagctctccttggattaaatatttatatttccatTTACTGTTAAGCATCACCTGAGTGCAGCCCCAACACCAGGGGGCTTCCCCTTCCCATCCTTCAGGGCACTGCATAAGGAAGAATAATTTAATGCTCCTTTTCATGAAGTCAGCCCTCAGCCAGGGGCAAGTTAACAGCCCGAACGCCCAGCTCGgcccccctgccctggccctggggctgccgTGTGTTCCCAGCGCCGCCGCAGAGCCGAGGCCTTGGGCTCCCCTCCCTGAGAACGGCCCACGGGGCTGCTGGGCACCGGCCTCCCCCACCCTGCAGCCCTCCCGCCCCACACCGCTGCCCCGTGCTGGGTCCTGACCCTCTGGGTGAGGgtcccacagccctgagcagggcaaGCGTTTGGGGAGAAGCCAGCGTGAGGCAGGGGGGCTGCCCTGTTCAGCCGGGGGAGCCCGTGGTGTGCGGCTGGGCTTTACGAGCTGGCTGGCTTGGTGAAGTCGTCCACCCCTGTGATGGTGGCCTTACAGAAGAAGCAGTCCTTGTTGTTCATCAGGTGCTGGTTGATGCAGGCTCTGGgacagaggaggaaagagcaTCAGCCCCCACATACATGGCACGGGGTagggccaggggctggcagTCATCCTGGTGAAGGTCAGACATGGGAGCTACTCACTTGCATGACTTGTGGGAGCAGGGCCTGAAGATGGCCGAGATGGGGTGTGCGTAGCAGATGGGGCACAGGTCCTCCTCGCTGGTGGGCTGTGGGGGTCACCAGGCAGTTAGCGGTGGCATCCAAAGTCCCGTGTCCCAGGCCTGCTGTCAAGGACTGGGACAGGGCTAGGGCAGGGGGAGACTCACCAATGTGGTAGCAGCTGCCTGCTTGAACTCCTCACTCAGATGGTTCAGCATCTTTTCCACCTTTGCCAGCTCCTCAGTACTGATGTACTCTGTGTCTGAGGGGGCAAACTGGGCGTGTGTGGGGTGCATGGGACCCTCAGGCTGTCCTGAGGCTGCTGCGTGACgcacaggggctgcagctgcccttgTGGGGCAGCCGGGACAGGGAGCACTGGGCACTGAGAAGGGCAGAACCACTGTCTGGCACTGGATACATCCCCATCCAAAGTGCTACTGCTGGGGTGGTGGAGGAGGCCATAGACACCTGTCCCCGGGACTAAAAGGGCTGGGGCACCTAGGGGACGTAGACACCATCCGCCCCATTCCTCCCTCCCCCGCCGTGGCTGTGTggtgagcacagcccagctcccagtgaGTGCCAGCACTTACAGGTGTGCAGGGAGAAGTGGCGCTTGTCCGTGGCCGCGGCGGCTGCTGCCAGGGCCGAGGGCTCGGCGTGGCCCAGCAGGTACTGGATGGAGCGCAGCTGGAAGCAGGGATCCGCCAGCAGCACCGCGGTCGCGCGCTCGGTCCTGCCGAGGGACACAGACCTCAGACCCCGCGCTCCCGCATCAGCATCCCCAGCTGGTGTCCCCCCAGGCCAGAATGTGCTCATATgcagctgaagagcagcagccatcctcttcctcctcctctttctcctcctcctcctcctctgccacccCGACTCCGAGGCTCTGGGGATCGATGCAGTGCTTCAGCActtgctgaggctgcagccCTTGGGCCAGTGCCTGAGCCGGGGTTGCTGCAGGGCGGCTGAAGCATCCAGCGCTGCCCTTGGTCACAGCACTTCAGGGGAgatgctctgcagagcctcacGCCAGGAGCTGGGGCCCTCCTGCACCAACAGGACAGCTCAGGGTGCGCTCAGAGCAGGTGGGTCCACCCAAAAGACAGGAGGGAGAAGTCGTGGCCCTCCCTGGCTTCAGTGGGCACAAGCAGGATGGATGAAGGTCGCCCTAATGAGTGTCTCCCTCGGGCACCAGTGCCGTGGCCTGGTAACAGCCCCTggcaaggagcagagctggctctgtgGCTGGCCCAGGGGCAAGCAGAGCAGCCAGCCAGCACAGGCTTAGCCGGCACGCAGGGGGTTAACAGCCTCTTGACTCGCAGCAGCCGCCAAATTAGCTTTTTGCTGCCCTAATGGAAACCAAttcccctgctctcctctccccactAAACCGCCTGAGCTCTGGATAATGACATTCCTGCGTGTCCTTCACCCTATGGCCActccttccctggcagcagcccgCGGCACCCCCTCTGCCGTGAGGATCCCACCGGGCTCAGCCCCCCCGCTCTCCCCAGGGCCGGGGATGCTGCGGGGTCCCCAACTCGTGGGGTGCTGAAGAtcagggcagcaggaaggacCGCGGCTGGGAGAGAGGCAGCACCGGTGGCGACCACCATCCCCAGTCCCAGCCTGGGTGCAGGGTGTAACACGAGGGGCTCCCAGAGGTGACGGGTTTATTCCAGCATTCTGGAGAGGCTGGGCAGTAGCGGAACAGCTGCTTTAGGGATGACAGCCGGTCGCATCTCTCCGGCGGCTGCACAACGCCACGGCCGAAGTGGTCCTGAGCTCCTCTGGAGACGAGCGATCACGCAGGGTCTGTGCTGGCTGCGCATCGCTCTGCCCACTCGCAGGGAGGGCCATGGccggggacggggacaggaaCCGGGCTGGGGCCACCACTCCCCGCGCCGGGGCCAATGGGATCCCGCCCGGCCCCCTCGCCGCGCACCGCCCGCGCGTAAATAGGGGCAGGAGCGGCACCGCGCTCCGAGACGCTGCCCGGGAGGAGCCGGACGAGGCTCCCCGGACATCGCAGCGTGCCCCTGCGGCGCTGAGCCCTGAGAAACTTCGCACCCCAGGgatgagcagctccaggaggcaGCGAGGTGCCCGCCCAGCCCGGCACAACACGGCCCCGGAGCGCCCGAGCGCCTCAGCGCCCTGATGCCGATCGCCGGCGCCCACCCGACCCCCGGCATCCCCCGGCCGGCCGGAGCACAGGTACGAGGCACCCTCGGGTGAGTCGCggcagagccgggcagggcGATGCCGCCCTTTAGGTCTTTCCAAGCCCCACGGCTGG encodes:
- the GMPPB gene encoding mannose-1-phosphate guanyltransferase beta isoform X2 — encoded protein: MRALILVGGFGTRLRPLTLSRPKPLVEFCNKAVLLHQLEALRQAGVSHVVLAVSYMSDALEAAMREQEQRLGIRISMSHEKEPLGTAGPLALARDLLSEDGEPFFVLNSDVICEFPFAALARFHRQHGGEGSLVVTRVEEPAKYGVVVCEADTGRICRFVEKPRVFVSNKINAGLYIFNPGILQRIQEIFPAMAQDGQLYAMELQGFWMDIGQPKDFLTGMCMYLQALRAQHPEKLHSGPGVVGNVLVDPSAKIGANCVIGPNVTIGAGVVVEDGVRIKRCTVLEGARIRSHSWLESCIVGWSCSVGQWVRMENVTVLGEDVIVNDELYLNGANVLPHKSIAESVPEPRIIM
- the GMPPB gene encoding mannose-1-phosphate guanyltransferase beta isoform X1; its protein translation is MRALILVGGFGTRLRPLTLSRPKPLVEFCNKAVLLHQLEALRQAGVSHVVLAVSYMSDALEAAMREQEQRLGIRISMSHEKEPLGTAGPLALARDLLSEDGEPFFVLNSDVICEFPFAALARFHRQHGGEGSLVVTRVEEPAKYGVVVCEADTGRICRFVEKPRVFVSNKINAGLYIFNPGILQRIQLRPTSIEKEIFPAMAQDGQLYAMELQGFWMDIGQPKDFLTGMCMYLQALRAQHPEKLHSGPGVVGNVLVDPSAKIGANCVIGPNVTIGAGVVVEDGVRIKRCTVLEGARIRSHSWLESCIVGWSCSVGQWVRMENVTVLGEDVIVNDELYLNGANVLPHKSIAESVPEPRIIM